In a genomic window of Amblyomma americanum isolate KBUSLIRL-KWMA chromosome 4, ASM5285725v1, whole genome shotgun sequence:
- the Nrt gene encoding neurotactin: MTIEVEGTEHPETAAASPAEAAVTAQKGRSLDELVAGLGSTDELKPIDGVPITSEAKAVGADSAPQKQQQQEELEMVEEDVVKVEPLPDLPETPTTRFWARWFKKGSFTPNFGKHRSDETEMSEKETHNDKHGKKDENHTGDENHKDKEGKDPSANGDGTVEQGKNDGDGQNVKSSSSSTDITIPIGDSDAAAKPDEKQADESVPEKLPLRERFALYRRKRYVFVGAVVGIVVLITIILVGTALSGGGFGYDDDDWNIPVAATDCGLVEGHIEEGAFVFRGIPYALPPVGEHRWKPPKAFQSISECWSGTKQVHKFAPRCPQKKLPGVHFNTSEDCLYLNVYTPSMSKRGLRPVLVVVPGGSFMGLAEEDIFLEPSPGLARTHDAVVVTFEYRRNVLGFLALELLSKGVRPPTSGNYGFLDQVAVLQWVQRNIRQFNGDPNKVTVFGHGAGATSALLLATSAATKGLLNRVWATGASVNFPNQTVEDAARDNLEFLAKVNCSSLPCLEQKTADEVVAAVPVSWFDDASAQLPRRNEMTAPSLVVVDGVFIKDFVYNLWAAENFTRVPVVIGSNLQEFSSRRVLPEADKVDSSELSSHVRDRLGTIDPKLADKVLQTYMHEDTMPAEQLHTMISDVRVTCPLQLLTGDFVNASESASSAHFYIVDYSPNASLTFSTNAEPTRLAQHGLDVAAIFDKLESAVTEQSQMTRDGLQFELNLQKLFHSFLHTGAPLLGSQPLKESPFVNYISANVRSRASQHEACSTWDEYGMFPEYAKKN; encoded by the exons ATGACGATCGAAGTGGAAGGAACAGAGCACCCCGAGACGGCTGCTGCATCCCCAGCAGAGGCAGCTGTCACAGCACAGAAAGGCAGAAGCCTCGACGAGCTGGTAGCTGGACTTGGCTCAACCGATGAGCTGAAGCCCATTGATGGCGTGCCCATTACCAGTGAGGCTAAGGCGGTGGGTGCCGACTCTgccccacaaaagcagcagcaacaagaagaGCTTGAAATGGTTGAGGAAGATGTTGTGAAAGTGGAACCTTTGCCAGATCTGCCAGAGACACCTACGACTCGTTTCTGGGCCAG GTGGTTCAAGAAGGGTAGCTTCACTCCCAACTTTGGCAAGCACCGCTCTGATGAGACGGAGATGAGTGAGAAAGAGACGCACAATGACAAGCATGGCAAGAAGGATGAAAATCACACTGGTGATGAAAACCATAAGGACAAGGAGGGCAAGGACCCCTCCGCGAATGGCGATGGCACTgtggaacagggcaagaacgacGGGGATGGCCAGAACGTCAAGTCATCCTCGAGTTCCACCGACATCACCATCCCCATTGGGGATTCAGATGCTGCTGCCAAGCCAGATGAGAAGCAGGCTGATGAGAGTGTGCCTGAGAAGCTGCCCTTGCGCGAACGCTTTGCCTTGTACCGGCGTAAACGCTATGTTTTCGTTGGGGCGGTTGTAGGTATCGTGGTCTTGATCACCATAATCCTGGTGGGAACAGCACTCTCCGGTGGAGGCTTTGGCTATGATGACGATGATTGGAACATCCCTGTGGCTGCCACAGACTGCGGTCTAGTAGAGGGCCACATTGAAGAGGGCGCGTTCGTCTTCCGTGGCATTCCATACGCCCTTCCACCCGTTGGTGAGCACCGCTGGAAGCCTCCAAAAGCCTTCCAGAGCATCAGTGAGTGCTGGTCTGGGACGAAACAGGTGCACAAGTTTGCGCCCCGATGCCCCCAGAAGAAGTTGCCAGGCGTGCATTTCAACACAAGCGAAGATTGCCTGTACCTGAACGTTTACACACCTTCCATGTCCAAGAGGGGTCTTCGGCCTGTCCTCGTAGTGGTACCTGGAGGATCGTTCATGGGCCTAGCAGAGGAGGACATCTTCCTGGAGCCAAGTCCTGGGCTTGCGCGCACACACGATGCAGTGGTGGTTACGTTTGAGTACCGGCGCAACGTGCTGGGCTTCTTGGCCCTGGAGCTGCTTTCCAAAGGTGTAAGGCCGCCGACGTCTGGTAACTATGGCTTCCTGGACCAAGTGGCCGTGCTCCAGTGGGTGCAGCGCAACATACGCCAATTCAATGGGGATCCCAACAAG GTGACTGTGTTTGGTCATGGAGCTGGAGCTACATCCGCACTGCTCCTGGCAACGTCGGCGGCAACCAAGGGACTCCTGAACAGGGTCTGGGCCACAGGCGCGTCTGTCAACTTCCCCAACCAGACAGTCGAGGACGCTGCACGCGACAACCTCGAGTTTCTGGC CAAGGTCAACTGCAGCAGCCTTCCTTGCCTCGAGCAGAAGACAGCTGACGAGGTGGTGGCCGCTGTGCCCGTGTCGTGGTTCGATGATGCATCTGCCCAGCTGccacgcaggaatgaaatgacTGCGCCTAGCCTGGTTGTCGTTGACG GTGTCTTCATCAAGGATTTTGTATACAACCTGTGGGCAGCTGAGAACTTCACACGAGTTCCTGTAGTAATAG GTTCTAACCTGCAGGAGTTCTCCTCACGGCGTGTCCTCCCCGAAGCCGACAAAGTGGACAGCTCGGAGCTGAGCTCGCACGTCAGGGACAGGCTGGGCACCATTGACCCCAAGCTGGCTGACAAAGTACTCCAAACGTACATGCATGAGGACACCATGCCCGCAGAGCAGCTGCACACCATG ATCTCGGACGTCCGTGTCACCTGCCCACTACAGCTCCTGACGGGCGACTTTGTGAATGCCAGCGAAAGTGCAAGCTCCGCACACTTCTACATCGTCGACTACTCCCCAAATGCGTCACTCACATTCTCTACCAATGCCGAACCAACGAGGCTGGCACAGCATGGGCTGGATGTGGCAGCCATCTTTGACAAGTTGGAGTCTGCTGTCACAGAGCAGTCGCAAATGACCCGCGATGGCCTGCAGTTTGAGCTGAACCTGCAAAAGCTCTTCCACAGCTTTTTGCACACGGGTGCACCTTTGCTCGGTTCACAGCCTCTCAAAGAGAGTCCATTTGTTAACTACATCAGCGCTAATGTGCGCAGCCGCGCGTCTCAGCACGAGGCATGCTCTACTTGGGATGAGTACGGCATGTTCCCCGAATATGCCAAAAAGAACTGA